The following proteins come from a genomic window of Stigmatella erecta:
- the ppk1 gene encoding polyphosphate kinase 1: MQEAVPVDLNDPQLFINRELSWLAFNERVLGDARDAALPAYERLKFFAITASNLDEFFMVRVAGLKQQLASGVAETAADGMLPADQLAAISERVHAAVDGMSRLWKEELLPKLASHGVAVLTRDKLTAEQKAAAKTFFTSSVFPALTPLAVDPGHPFPHLRNKSLNVAILLRREGPRRRRSMHEKSLAVVQVPSVLSRLAPVPSPAGTVLSVLPLEELIALGAAELFPGYAMEQSAAFRVTRNWDLNVDEEESADLLSTLQEELRRRDRGAAVRLELEAAASMELETALTGALKLGSMDVYRMQGPLQPSDLMALTELDPRPELRVEPFVPATPPVLRDEEPVMSHIAKRDILLHHPYESFDPVVRFLEEAAEDPNVLAIKQTLYRTSGDSPVARALTRAVENGKQVAVLVEIKARLDEANNIAWARRMEESGVHVVYGLIGLKTHCKVALVVRREGNGIRRYVHLGTGNYNPTTARVYTDLSLFTARQEIAEDVTALFNMLTGYSTAPQWKRLAVAPMGLHEKVLGLIQRETDKARKGEPSRIVAKMNSLVDPGVIRALYTASQAGVQIDLLVRGVCCLRPGVPGVSEHIRVTSVVDRFLEHSRVFAFGEGAQAEVWASSADWMPRNFVRRIETMFPVEDPLLRQRLLDEVLGVALRDNAKARRLQRDGTYAPVAQEGSPVRSQMVLLELARRIAESKPIESLIRHVAAPEIPAEPLRPPAAPVPSTS, encoded by the coding sequence ATGCAAGAGGCTGTGCCCGTGGACCTCAACGACCCCCAGCTCTTCATCAACCGCGAACTGTCCTGGCTGGCCTTCAACGAGCGCGTGCTCGGGGATGCGCGCGACGCGGCCCTTCCCGCCTACGAGCGGCTGAAGTTCTTTGCCATCACCGCCTCGAACCTGGACGAGTTCTTCATGGTGCGGGTGGCGGGGCTCAAGCAGCAGCTGGCCAGCGGGGTGGCGGAGACGGCGGCCGACGGCATGCTGCCCGCCGACCAGCTGGCGGCCATCAGCGAGCGGGTGCACGCGGCGGTGGACGGGATGTCCCGGCTCTGGAAGGAGGAGCTGCTGCCGAAGCTGGCCTCGCACGGGGTGGCGGTGCTCACGCGCGACAAGCTGACGGCGGAGCAGAAGGCGGCGGCGAAGACGTTCTTCACCTCCTCGGTGTTCCCCGCGCTCACGCCCCTGGCGGTGGACCCGGGGCACCCGTTTCCGCACCTGCGCAACAAGTCGCTCAACGTGGCGATCCTCCTGCGGCGCGAGGGCCCCCGGCGCCGGCGCAGCATGCACGAGAAGTCGCTGGCGGTGGTGCAGGTGCCCAGCGTGCTCAGCCGGCTCGCGCCGGTGCCGTCGCCCGCGGGGACGGTGCTGTCGGTGCTGCCGCTGGAGGAGCTCATCGCGCTGGGGGCGGCAGAGCTGTTTCCGGGCTACGCGATGGAGCAGTCGGCGGCGTTCCGGGTGACGCGCAACTGGGATCTCAACGTGGACGAGGAGGAGAGCGCGGACCTGCTCTCCACGTTGCAGGAGGAGCTGCGGCGCCGGGACCGGGGCGCGGCGGTGCGGCTGGAGCTGGAGGCGGCGGCGAGCATGGAGCTGGAGACGGCGCTGACGGGGGCGCTGAAGCTGGGCTCGATGGACGTGTACCGCATGCAGGGGCCGTTGCAGCCCTCGGACCTGATGGCGCTCACGGAGCTGGACCCGAGGCCCGAGCTGCGGGTGGAGCCCTTCGTGCCGGCCACGCCGCCCGTGCTCAGGGATGAAGAGCCGGTGATGAGCCACATCGCCAAGCGGGACATCCTCCTGCACCACCCCTACGAGTCGTTCGACCCGGTGGTGCGCTTCCTGGAGGAGGCGGCGGAAGACCCGAACGTGCTGGCCATCAAGCAGACGCTGTACCGCACGAGCGGCGACAGCCCGGTGGCCCGGGCGCTGACGCGGGCGGTGGAGAACGGCAAGCAGGTGGCGGTGCTGGTGGAAATCAAGGCGCGGCTGGACGAGGCGAACAACATCGCCTGGGCGCGGCGGATGGAGGAGAGCGGGGTGCACGTCGTCTACGGGCTGATTGGCCTGAAGACGCACTGCAAGGTGGCGCTGGTGGTGCGGCGCGAGGGCAATGGCATCCGCCGGTACGTGCACCTGGGCACGGGCAACTACAACCCCACCACGGCGCGCGTGTACACGGACCTGTCGCTGTTCACGGCGCGGCAGGAGATCGCCGAGGACGTGACGGCGCTCTTCAACATGCTCACCGGCTACTCCACGGCGCCGCAGTGGAAGCGGCTGGCGGTGGCGCCCATGGGCCTGCACGAGAAGGTGCTGGGGCTCATCCAGCGGGAGACGGACAAGGCGCGCAAGGGGGAGCCCTCCCGCATCGTGGCGAAGATGAACTCGCTGGTGGATCCGGGCGTCATCCGGGCGCTGTACACGGCGAGCCAGGCGGGGGTGCAGATCGACTTGCTGGTGCGGGGCGTCTGCTGCCTGAGGCCCGGGGTGCCGGGGGTGAGCGAGCACATCCGGGTGACGAGCGTGGTGGACCGGTTCCTGGAGCACAGCCGGGTGTTCGCGTTCGGGGAGGGGGCGCAGGCGGAGGTGTGGGCGTCGAGCGCGGACTGGATGCCCCGGAACTTCGTGCGCCGCATCGAGACGATGTTCCCGGTGGAGGACCCGCTGCTGCGGCAGCGGCTGCTGGACGAGGTGCTGGGCGTGGCGTTGAGGGACAACGCGAAGGCGCGGCGGCTCCAGCGGGACGGGACGTATGCGCCGGTGGCGCAGGAGGGCTCGCCGGTGCGCAGCCAGATGGTGTTGCTGGAACTGGCGCGGCGGATCGCGGAGTCCAAGCCCATCGAGTCGCTGATACGGCACGTGGCGGCGCCGGAGATTCCCGCCGAGCCGCTGCGACCACCCGCGGCCCCCGTGCCTTCCACGAGCTGA
- a CDS encoding Ppx/GppA phosphatase family protein, with protein MASSTIQPVLAAIDVGTNAVRLELARPDADGALETLHQERDPIRPGEGVFATGAMPEETADRLLSTLRRYAALCKRHKALVRAVATSALRESRNRDAIVQRVRDETGLDLEVVSGKEEARLICLGVLHRKPPGARSLLIDIGGGSTEVALTTGEQPDHLWSLALGAVRLTEVFEASQEVSSKHLRLMRSFVAETVRKTLPEKKLSGAPKGALGSSGTINAVVAFASGEDGNVATVRQISQAVNALAALPPERRRKRFDPRRADIIVSGALILEGVMKHLSVESVSAVNRGLRDGLLVDLLYRQDTTRKDHSLTATALELGRRFFFDEKHCRQVARLAVALFDALANLHHLPLSARPYLEVAALLHDIGTTVSYERHHKHTYYLIRNADIPGLSERERALVALVARYHRRSVPKVSHPGMAGLPPSEARTVRKLATLLRVANALDCSHQQPIKSIRATGGRDGVTLHLNARQPMDLELWTVDREAAYFRSVFGKRLLFHVGK; from the coding sequence ATGGCCTCTTCCACGATTCAGCCCGTCCTCGCCGCCATCGATGTAGGCACCAACGCCGTACGCCTGGAGCTCGCCCGCCCGGACGCGGATGGGGCCCTGGAGACCCTCCACCAGGAGCGGGACCCCATCCGCCCCGGCGAGGGCGTCTTCGCCACGGGTGCCATGCCCGAGGAGACGGCGGACCGGCTGCTGTCCACGCTGCGCCGCTATGCCGCGCTGTGTAAACGCCACAAGGCGCTCGTGCGGGCCGTGGCCACCAGCGCGCTGCGCGAGTCGCGCAACCGAGACGCCATCGTCCAGCGCGTGCGCGACGAGACGGGGTTGGATCTGGAGGTGGTGAGCGGCAAGGAGGAGGCGCGCCTCATCTGCCTGGGCGTGCTGCACCGCAAGCCCCCCGGCGCCCGCTCGCTGCTCATCGACATTGGCGGGGGCTCCACGGAGGTGGCCCTCACCACCGGCGAGCAGCCGGACCACCTCTGGAGCCTGGCCCTGGGGGCGGTGCGGCTCACGGAGGTGTTCGAGGCCTCCCAGGAGGTGTCCTCCAAGCACCTGCGGCTCATGCGCAGCTTCGTGGCGGAGACCGTCCGGAAGACGCTGCCGGAGAAGAAGCTGTCCGGCGCGCCCAAGGGCGCCCTGGGCTCCTCGGGCACCATCAACGCGGTGGTCGCCTTCGCCTCCGGGGAGGATGGCAACGTCGCCACCGTGCGGCAGATCAGCCAGGCGGTGAACGCGCTGGCGGCCCTGCCCCCGGAGCGGCGGCGCAAGCGCTTCGATCCGCGGCGCGCGGACATCATCGTCTCGGGCGCGCTCATCCTCGAAGGGGTGATGAAGCACCTGAGCGTGGAGTCGGTGTCCGCGGTGAACCGCGGCCTGCGCGATGGGCTGCTGGTGGACCTGCTCTACCGCCAGGACACCACGCGCAAGGACCACAGCCTCACGGCGACGGCGCTGGAGCTCGGCCGGCGCTTCTTCTTCGACGAGAAGCACTGCCGGCAGGTGGCCCGGCTCGCCGTGGCGCTCTTCGACGCGCTGGCGAACCTGCACCACCTGCCGCTGTCCGCCCGGCCCTACCTGGAGGTGGCCGCGCTGCTGCACGACATCGGCACCACGGTGAGCTACGAGCGCCACCACAAGCACACCTATTACCTCATCCGCAACGCGGACATCCCCGGGCTGTCCGAGCGCGAGCGCGCCCTGGTGGCCCTGGTGGCCCGCTACCACCGGCGCAGCGTGCCCAAGGTGTCCCACCCGGGCATGGCGGGGCTGCCGCCTTCCGAGGCCCGCACGGTGCGCAAGCTCGCCACCCTGCTGCGCGTGGCGAACGCGCTGGACTGCAGCCACCAGCAGCCCATCAAGTCGATCCGGGCCACAGGCGGCCGGGACGGCGTCACCCTGCACCTCAACGCCCGCCAGCCCATGGACCTGGAGCTGTGGACGGTGGACCGGGAGGCCGCCTACTTCCGCTCGGTGTTCGGCAAGCGGCTGCTCTTTCACGTGGGCAAGTAG
- a CDS encoding zinc-dependent alcohol dehydrogenase: MKAVVFHGIGDIRLDDVEEPRLEKPTDAIVRVSASAICGTDLHMIRGTMPGMKPGTILGHEAVGYVEELGEDVRNFNVGDRVVIGSTIACGNCSYCRAGYYAQCDTANPNGPLAGTAFFGGPMPTGPFHGMQAEKVRVPFAHVGMVRVPEGVSDEQAILISDIFPTGYMGAEMAEIKPGDTVAVFGCGPVGQFAIVSAKLMGAGRVFAIDCHEDRLAMARAQGAEVINFDEESPVETLLRLTGGIGVDRAIDAVGVDAMHAHHGPAAKAAKAELAEFKREVKEVAPKTNPDGDNWVPGDAPAQVALWAVKALAKAGTLSIIGVYPQTARTFPIGEAMNKNLTMKMGNCHHRKYIPQLLELVRNGTVDPTAILSQVEPMTSAIDAYRKFDLRKPGWLKVELEPTLLT, encoded by the coding sequence ATGAAAGCCGTCGTTTTCCATGGGATTGGAGACATCCGCCTCGATGACGTGGAGGAGCCGCGGCTCGAGAAGCCCACCGACGCCATCGTCCGCGTGAGCGCCAGCGCCATCTGCGGCACGGACCTGCACATGATCCGCGGCACCATGCCGGGCATGAAGCCGGGCACCATCCTCGGCCACGAGGCGGTGGGCTATGTGGAGGAGCTGGGCGAGGACGTGCGCAACTTCAACGTGGGCGACCGCGTCGTCATCGGCTCCACCATCGCCTGTGGGAACTGTTCGTATTGCCGCGCCGGCTACTATGCCCAGTGCGACACGGCCAACCCCAACGGCCCGCTCGCGGGCACGGCCTTCTTCGGCGGCCCCATGCCGACGGGGCCCTTCCACGGCATGCAGGCCGAGAAGGTGCGCGTGCCGTTCGCCCACGTGGGCATGGTGCGCGTGCCGGAGGGCGTCTCGGACGAGCAGGCCATCCTCATCTCGGACATCTTCCCCACGGGCTACATGGGCGCGGAGATGGCGGAGATCAAACCCGGGGACACCGTGGCGGTGTTCGGGTGCGGCCCGGTGGGCCAGTTCGCCATCGTGAGTGCCAAGCTCATGGGCGCCGGCCGCGTGTTCGCCATCGACTGCCATGAGGACCGGCTGGCCATGGCGCGCGCCCAGGGCGCGGAGGTCATCAACTTCGACGAGGAGAGCCCGGTGGAGACGCTGCTGCGGCTCACCGGGGGCATCGGCGTGGACCGGGCCATCGACGCGGTGGGCGTGGACGCCATGCACGCGCACCATGGGCCCGCCGCCAAGGCCGCCAAGGCCGAGCTGGCGGAGTTCAAGCGCGAGGTGAAGGAGGTGGCGCCCAAGACGAACCCGGACGGGGACAACTGGGTGCCGGGCGATGCGCCCGCGCAGGTGGCCCTCTGGGCGGTGAAGGCGCTCGCCAAGGCGGGCACCCTGTCCATCATCGGCGTCTACCCCCAGACGGCGCGCACGTTCCCCATCGGCGAGGCGATGAACAAGAACCTCACGATGAAGATGGGCAACTGCCACCACCGCAAGTACATCCCCCAGCTGCTGGAGCTGGTGCGCAACGGGACGGTGGACCCCACGGCCATCCTCTCCCAGGTGGAGCCGATGACGAGCGCCATCGACGCCTACCGGAAGTTCGACCTGCGCAAGCCGGGCTGGCTCAAGGTGGAGCTGGAGCCCACGCTGCTCACTTGA
- a CDS encoding ATP adenylyltransferase family protein, which translates to MTERPASFRKGTLWNAIVERGERALASGALMPIRTEMEVIEDEGVPFLVRAVSNLERKAKATQPPSGGAPPKNPFLAPYEEDLFVGYVAPAHACLLNKFNVYEHHALLVTQDYEDQDALLTLADFEALLRCMDEFDALAFYNGGRMAGASQPHKHLQLVPAPLAHGGSRTPMDEAVARGRLPFRHALGPAPQSPAQALAVYRELLRATGCDVPGTPYNYLATRDWSLVVPRAQESFESISLNSLAFAGSLLVKNRELLERVRAVRPMTLLRAVTGTELPGLK; encoded by the coding sequence ATGACGGAGCGCCCTGCCTCCTTCCGAAAAGGAACCCTGTGGAACGCCATCGTCGAGCGCGGCGAGCGGGCGCTCGCCAGCGGCGCGCTGATGCCCATCCGCACGGAGATGGAAGTGATTGAGGACGAGGGGGTGCCGTTCCTCGTCCGGGCCGTCTCCAACCTGGAGCGGAAGGCCAAGGCCACGCAGCCGCCCTCCGGGGGCGCCCCGCCGAAGAACCCCTTCCTGGCCCCCTATGAGGAGGACCTCTTCGTGGGCTACGTGGCCCCCGCGCACGCGTGCCTGCTGAACAAGTTCAACGTCTACGAGCACCACGCCCTGCTCGTCACCCAGGACTACGAGGACCAGGACGCGCTGCTCACCCTCGCGGACTTCGAGGCGCTGCTGCGGTGCATGGACGAGTTCGACGCGCTGGCCTTCTACAACGGCGGGCGCATGGCCGGGGCCAGCCAGCCGCACAAGCACCTCCAGCTCGTCCCCGCGCCGCTGGCGCACGGGGGCAGCCGCACGCCCATGGACGAGGCGGTGGCCCGGGGCCGGTTGCCGTTCCGGCATGCCCTGGGGCCCGCGCCCCAGAGCCCCGCCCAGGCGCTGGCCGTGTACCGGGAGCTGCTGCGGGCCACCGGGTGTGACGTGCCCGGAACGCCCTACAACTACCTGGCGACGCGGGACTGGAGCCTGGTGGTGCCCCGCGCGCAGGAGTCCTTCGAGTCCATCTCCCTGAACAGCCTGGCCTTCGCCGGCTCCCTGCTGGTGAAGAACCGGGAGCTGCTCGAGCGGGTGCGCGCCGTGCGGCCGATGACGCTGCTGCGGGCCGTCACCGGCACGGAGCTGCCCGGACTCAAGTGA
- a CDS encoding 2OG-Fe(II) oxygenase → MDLRDEEIEALGTQGFFVRTAFLGEEQARAIHAQAQARAASGGLRAAAIRRGADRSEDTAVRGDFITWLSPEPGSALGGLWEAFAALGEALSRSAYLGLGRFDVQLAHYPGGGARYVRHRDAFPGQSNRRLTAIYYANPDWRPEHGGQLRLYREEAPLEVAPTLDTLVVFLSERLEHEVLPTQAPRLAMTAWYYGRDVA, encoded by the coding sequence ATGGACCTTCGGGATGAGGAAATCGAAGCGCTGGGCACCCAGGGCTTCTTCGTGCGCACCGCCTTCCTGGGGGAGGAGCAGGCAAGGGCCATTCATGCCCAGGCCCAGGCGCGCGCGGCCTCCGGAGGGCTCCGGGCCGCCGCCATCCGCCGGGGGGCGGATCGCTCCGAGGACACGGCGGTGCGCGGCGACTTCATCACCTGGCTCTCCCCCGAGCCCGGCTCGGCGCTGGGAGGCCTCTGGGAAGCCTTCGCGGCGCTCGGCGAGGCGCTCTCGCGGTCGGCCTACCTGGGGCTGGGCCGCTTCGATGTCCAGCTCGCCCACTACCCGGGCGGGGGAGCCCGTTATGTCCGCCACCGGGACGCCTTTCCCGGCCAGTCCAACCGGCGGCTGACGGCCATCTACTACGCGAACCCGGACTGGCGGCCCGAGCACGGCGGGCAGCTCCGGCTGTACCGGGAGGAGGCCCCGCTGGAGGTGGCGCCCACCCTGGACACGCTGGTGGTGTTTCTCAGCGAGCGGCTGGAGCACGAGGTGCTGCCCACGCAGGCCCCCAGGCTCGCGATGACGGCGTGGTATTACGGCCGGGACGTGGCCTGA
- a CDS encoding DUF4230 domain-containing protein, giving the protein MANVSRILSVVIAGALGALGTYFLLQSQSRGLPDSPSLVLQMREVARLETLDVSLYKKVTFSPEPKASDALWKDVVHWAAYSLRAPRGRAIVFADVHLGYEFQRIDTSSLQVNGTQVEVVLPPLSVQVELRPGETEIIDSNLNSTETAQLLELARTAFEREARGDARLKERARQSAERSLRALFLSLGFTQVNFVEKLTRPTAG; this is encoded by the coding sequence ATGGCGAACGTCTCGCGGATTCTCTCCGTCGTCATCGCAGGGGCCCTCGGCGCGCTGGGCACGTACTTCCTCCTGCAATCCCAGTCCCGGGGCCTGCCGGACTCGCCCTCCTTGGTTCTGCAGATGCGCGAGGTGGCCCGGCTCGAGACGCTCGATGTCTCGCTCTATAAGAAGGTGACGTTCAGTCCCGAGCCCAAGGCCTCGGATGCCCTCTGGAAGGACGTCGTGCACTGGGCGGCCTACTCCCTGCGTGCCCCGCGAGGCCGCGCCATCGTCTTCGCGGATGTGCACCTGGGCTACGAGTTCCAGCGCATCGACACCTCCTCGCTCCAGGTGAACGGCACCCAGGTGGAGGTGGTGCTGCCGCCCCTGAGCGTCCAGGTGGAGCTGCGCCCGGGGGAGACCGAGATCATCGACTCCAACCTCAACAGCACCGAGACCGCGCAGTTGCTGGAGCTGGCCCGGACCGCCTTCGAGCGGGAGGCGCGCGGGGATGCCCGGCTGAAGGAGCGCGCGCGCCAGTCCGCCGAGCGCTCCCTGCGCGCCCTGTTCCTGTCCCTGGGCTTCACCCAGGTGAACTTCGTGGAGAAGCTGACCCGCCCTACCGCGGGGTAG
- a CDS encoding tetratricopeptide repeat protein, with translation MSPDLESLRRKVEAGERLSAAELDALRGAAQGSAGPTLWLAVAHALINAEANREALPLLERLRKDFPKDLQVRLGRARALLGLERYGDAEAALGEALALSPGDPEALKVLAVLAMRRGENARAQAHVAQVLERDPFDTEARLLKEELETGALPAPPLAEEQVLRPEFNAALAAALRRAGVAFRLQGRDVLVKQAGGEVARVDVASLFAAYGGSRQALAAYVDGLAARLGGLGTGGPEAPEAWMARLRPVLRPAGFEAQAAGALCRPGPAGLEVFYVLEDAEYVRYLPAARLGAVGLTAEEVDRAAWRNLEAHPAVVRPAVLDRGEVRLAETFSGLWLLAEGDGYDGARLLTAEQRRRLRLHAGEVPLRVSLGRREYALVCRESDAAECEALAGLGPAPDGIAGLFRLTDEGLLAVPTPR, from the coding sequence GTGAGTCCGGACCTGGAGAGCCTCCGCCGCAAGGTCGAGGCCGGTGAGCGCCTGAGTGCCGCGGAGCTGGACGCCCTGCGCGGGGCCGCCCAGGGCAGCGCGGGCCCCACGCTGTGGCTGGCGGTGGCGCATGCCCTCATCAACGCCGAGGCGAACCGCGAGGCGCTGCCCCTGCTGGAGCGGCTGCGGAAGGACTTCCCGAAGGACTTGCAGGTGCGCCTGGGGCGGGCCCGGGCCCTGCTGGGCCTGGAGCGGTACGGCGACGCGGAGGCGGCGCTGGGCGAGGCGCTGGCGCTGAGCCCGGGAGACCCGGAGGCGCTCAAGGTGCTGGCGGTGCTGGCGATGCGCCGGGGCGAGAACGCCCGGGCCCAGGCCCACGTGGCGCAGGTGCTGGAGCGGGACCCGTTCGACACGGAGGCCCGCTTATTAAAGGAAGAGCTGGAGACAGGAGCGCTCCCCGCGCCGCCGCTGGCCGAGGAGCAGGTGCTGCGCCCGGAGTTCAACGCCGCGCTGGCGGCGGCGCTGCGGCGGGCGGGGGTGGCGTTCCGGCTCCAGGGGCGGGACGTGCTCGTGAAGCAGGCGGGAGGCGAGGTGGCCCGGGTCGACGTGGCCTCGCTGTTCGCGGCCTATGGCGGGAGCCGGCAGGCGCTGGCTGCCTACGTGGACGGGCTGGCCGCGCGGCTGGGCGGGCTGGGCACCGGAGGGCCGGAGGCGCCAGAGGCCTGGATGGCCCGGCTGCGGCCCGTGCTGCGGCCGGCGGGCTTCGAGGCGCAGGCGGCGGGGGCCCTCTGCCGGCCGGGGCCCGCGGGCCTGGAGGTGTTCTACGTCCTGGAGGACGCGGAGTACGTGCGGTACCTGCCCGCCGCGCGGCTGGGCGCGGTGGGGCTGACGGCGGAGGAGGTGGACCGGGCGGCCTGGCGCAACCTGGAGGCCCACCCGGCGGTGGTGCGCCCGGCGGTGCTGGACCGGGGCGAGGTGCGCCTGGCGGAGACGTTCAGCGGGCTGTGGCTCCTGGCGGAGGGCGACGGCTACGACGGTGCCCGGCTGCTCACGGCGGAGCAGCGGCGGCGGTTGCGGCTCCACGCGGGAGAGGTGCCGCTGCGGGTGAGCCTGGGCCGGCGGGAGTACGCGCTGGTGTGCCGCGAGTCCGACGCGGCCGAGTGCGAGGCCCTGGCAGGGCTGGGCCCCGCCCCGGATGGCATTGCCGGCCTCTTCCGCCTCACGGACGAGGGCCTGCTGGCTGTCCCTACCCCGCGGTAG
- a CDS encoding hybrid sensor histidine kinase/response regulator encodes MTVNTKTAIELLAQVLDKERERVARLWAKRLREELYEVEVPGKDLRAPLRQLLDELVRLLQDRGEDALRLWPEVVRSHGAFRYDQRFEPDDLAREFKALASVLMRVYVRCEGEMPPEVADLINELVGEAGASAQASYARVLRTESVRFREAAVMESVLYHVEVGILLAEVDGSVSYATQPVSRLLGVPIRSVVGGRAVTSLAPVLSQVNAHHPAGEPFRVADMPFMRALKERKPVRGVMMEVERLGGGVASLEMSATPIWEEGGELAGVIQTFSDRTEATRKSRELSSAQDELRRLQGQLLQRTRAQSLGQLASGAAHALNNFLNVVRLRVTLLRREFKPEHLDALDRTVGQIGGLVSRLQEFNVQRTEEHLTDVELDTAVREALELMRGELERGEHPLEVTLQLGAPGNVRADAGFLRELVVTLLLAARDRMAQAGRLTLTTQKDGDAALSLRIQDEGPPFPVESLAQLFDPLTREAGAPQSALQLAVVKDQVRRWGGELTVENVDGGKGGTFVVRLPRAREAHEEALPASRHMEGPRRFQQTRRVLVVDDDLDNARMLAEVLGEEGYDVQLAQSAEVALQLWERRRYDAALLDAVMPDVSGWELARELRQRTPHALLAIVTGMDVRGQNRSTLALVDAVFRKPIDMGALDEFLSQSEEPSAPEDGPGEAVGSGAPNP; translated from the coding sequence CTGACGGTGAACACCAAGACTGCCATCGAGCTGCTGGCCCAGGTCCTCGACAAGGAACGCGAGCGCGTCGCGCGCCTGTGGGCCAAGCGCCTGCGCGAGGAGCTGTACGAGGTGGAGGTGCCGGGCAAGGACCTCCGGGCCCCCTTGCGCCAGCTCCTGGACGAGCTGGTGCGCCTGCTCCAGGATCGCGGGGAGGACGCGCTGCGGCTGTGGCCCGAGGTGGTCCGCTCCCACGGGGCCTTCCGGTATGACCAGCGCTTCGAGCCCGATGACCTGGCGCGGGAGTTCAAGGCGCTCGCCTCGGTGCTCATGCGCGTGTACGTGCGGTGCGAAGGTGAGATGCCCCCCGAGGTCGCCGACCTCATCAACGAGCTGGTGGGCGAGGCGGGCGCCTCCGCGCAGGCCTCCTACGCGCGGGTGCTGAGGACCGAGTCGGTGCGCTTCCGCGAGGCGGCGGTGATGGAGTCGGTGCTCTACCACGTGGAGGTGGGCATCCTCCTGGCGGAGGTGGACGGGAGCGTGTCCTACGCCACGCAGCCCGTCAGCCGCCTTTTGGGCGTGCCCATCCGCTCGGTGGTGGGGGGCCGGGCCGTCACCTCGCTGGCCCCGGTGCTCTCCCAGGTGAACGCGCACCACCCCGCGGGGGAGCCGTTCCGGGTGGCGGACATGCCCTTCATGCGCGCGCTCAAGGAGCGCAAGCCGGTGCGCGGGGTGATGATGGAGGTGGAGCGCCTGGGCGGCGGGGTGGCCAGCCTGGAGATGAGCGCGACGCCCATCTGGGAAGAGGGCGGGGAGCTGGCCGGCGTCATCCAGACGTTCTCGGACCGCACGGAGGCCACCCGCAAGAGCCGGGAGCTGAGCTCCGCCCAGGACGAGCTGCGCAGGTTGCAGGGCCAGCTCCTCCAGCGGACGCGGGCCCAGTCCCTGGGGCAGCTCGCCAGCGGCGCCGCGCACGCGCTCAACAACTTCCTCAACGTGGTGCGCCTGCGCGTCACGCTGCTGCGCCGCGAGTTCAAGCCCGAGCACCTGGACGCGCTGGACCGGACGGTGGGGCAGATTGGCGGCCTGGTGAGCCGGCTCCAGGAATTCAACGTGCAGCGCACCGAGGAGCACCTCACCGACGTGGAGCTGGACACGGCGGTGCGCGAGGCCCTGGAGCTGATGCGCGGCGAGCTGGAGCGGGGCGAGCACCCGCTCGAGGTGACGCTCCAGCTGGGCGCCCCCGGCAACGTGCGGGCGGATGCCGGCTTTCTGCGGGAGCTGGTGGTGACGCTGCTGCTGGCGGCCCGGGACCGGATGGCGCAGGCGGGGCGGCTGACGCTGACCACGCAGAAGGACGGGGACGCGGCGCTGAGCCTGCGCATCCAGGACGAGGGGCCTCCCTTCCCCGTGGAGTCCCTGGCCCAGCTGTTCGATCCGCTCACCCGGGAGGCCGGGGCGCCCCAGTCCGCGCTGCAGCTGGCGGTGGTGAAGGACCAGGTGCGCCGGTGGGGCGGCGAGCTGACGGTGGAGAACGTCGACGGGGGCAAGGGGGGCACGTTCGTGGTGCGGCTGCCGCGCGCGCGGGAGGCCCACGAGGAGGCGCTGCCCGCGAGCCGGCACATGGAGGGGCCGCGCCGCTTCCAGCAGACGCGCCGGGTGCTGGTGGTGGACGACGATCTGGACAACGCGCGGATGCTGGCGGAGGTGCTCGGCGAGGAGGGCTACGACGTGCAGCTCGCCCAGAGCGCGGAGGTGGCCCTCCAGCTCTGGGAGCGGCGCCGGTATGACGCGGCGCTGCTGGACGCGGTGATGCCGGACGTGTCGGGCTGGGAGCTGGCGCGCGAGCTGCGCCAGCGCACGCCGCACGCGCTGCTGGCCATCGTCACGGGCATGGACGTGCGGGGACAGAACCGCTCCACCCTGGCGCTGGTGGACGCCGTGTTCCGCAAGCCCATCGACATGGGCGCGCTCGACGAGTTCCTCTCCCAGTCCGAGGAGCCCTCGGCGCCCGAGGACGGTCCGGGGGAAGCCGTTGGGTCCGGCGCCCCGAACCCGTAA